In Candidatus Babeliales bacterium, the following proteins share a genomic window:
- the smpB gene encoding SsrA-binding protein SmpB, whose translation MKILAQNKKAFFDYEILDHIEAGIVLTGDEVKSIRAGHISLVGAYATIYRGELFLINCTIAPYAQAYLKNDETKTRSRKLLVHRRELNRIAGDISRKGVTILALKIYLNEKNLIKVDLGIGKHKKAGDKREAIKEKDLKRESQRELRNKY comes from the coding sequence ATGAAAATTTTAGCGCAAAATAAAAAAGCTTTTTTTGATTATGAAATTCTCGATCATATCGAAGCAGGAATTGTACTAACTGGGGACGAAGTAAAATCTATTCGCGCAGGCCACATTTCGCTCGTCGGCGCTTATGCGACAATTTATCGTGGAGAACTTTTTTTAATCAATTGTACTATTGCTCCCTATGCACAGGCGTATCTAAAAAACGATGAAACAAAAACGCGTTCACGAAAACTTCTGGTTCATCGCCGGGAACTTAATCGAATCGCGGGCGATATTTCTCGCAAAGGGGTCACTATTTTAGCGCTCAAAATTTATCTCAATGAAAAAAATCTCATTAAGGTGGATTTGGGGATCGGTAAACACAAAAAAGCGGGCGATAAACGAGAAGCAATTAAAGAAAAAGATCTTAAGCGCGAATCGCAACGCGAATTACGCAATAAATATTAA
- the tsaD gene encoding tRNA (adenosine(37)-N6)-threonylcarbamoyltransferase complex transferase subunit TsaD has product MAGRLILGIETSCDETAAAVYSSDDGLRSNVLYSQTEIHKEYGGVIPELASRSHLEKINSIVHRALEHGGVTLDAIDAIAVTVKPGLPGSLLVGLSFAKAIAWAKKKPIIGIDHLEGHIFSSFLEKTLPFPYLCLSASGGHTALYIVKNFGEFQIIGQTLDDAAGEAFDKIAKLMGLGYPGGPLIEKYAQEISFQDFFHYPSGNPHTLDFSFSGLKTAVLYDLVKRGWYDLQSKSLLATMSSGNKKQVASSLLVCINKMFEQKIELALKEFSYVRGISFVGGVACNRFIKGQLAQLAIKHSVPFASPSPAFCTDNAAMIAFVGNYKAEQNKFDTYSLDIF; this is encoded by the coding sequence ATGGCGGGACGATTGATTTTAGGGATAGAAACTTCGTGTGATGAAACAGCAGCAGCTGTATATTCAAGCGATGATGGCCTTCGTTCAAATGTTTTATATTCCCAAACGGAAATCCACAAAGAATACGGCGGCGTTATCCCTGAACTTGCATCTCGCTCTCATTTGGAGAAAATAAATAGCATTGTGCATCGCGCGCTTGAACATGGCGGCGTAACGCTTGATGCTATCGATGCGATTGCGGTAACGGTAAAACCAGGATTGCCCGGATCACTTCTTGTTGGGCTTTCGTTTGCAAAGGCGATTGCTTGGGCCAAAAAAAAACCGATCATCGGAATCGATCATCTTGAAGGACATATTTTTTCGTCATTTTTAGAAAAAACGTTGCCATTTCCCTATCTTTGTTTATCAGCATCGGGCGGGCATACGGCGCTCTATATTGTAAAAAATTTTGGTGAATTTCAGATAATTGGGCAAACGCTTGACGATGCAGCGGGCGAAGCGTTTGATAAAATCGCAAAATTAATGGGGCTTGGATATCCTGGGGGCCCTTTAATAGAAAAATATGCTCAAGAAATTTCGTTTCAAGATTTTTTTCATTATCCAAGCGGTAATCCACACACACTCGACTTTAGTTTTTCAGGATTAAAAACGGCAGTTCTTTACGATTTAGTAAAACGCGGCTGGTACGATTTACAATCAAAATCACTTTTGGCCACCATGAGTTCGGGAAACAAAAAGCAGGTTGCGAGTTCACTTCTTGTTTGTATTAATAAAATGTTTGAACAAAAGATTGAACTCGCGTTGAAAGAGTTTTCGTATGTGCGGGGTATTTCTTTTGTTGGTGGCGTCGCGTGTAATCGTTTCATAAAAGGCCAACTTGCGCAGTTAGCAATTAAACATAGTGTGCCATTTGCATCGCCCTCACCAGCATTCTGTACTGATAACGCAGCTATGATTGCATTCGTGGGAAATTATAAGGCTGAGCAAAATAAATTTGATACCTATTCTCTCGATATTTTTTAA
- a CDS encoding fasciclin domain-containing protein — translation MMLKNIAFFALSLLVVVPVAQAGVGTTTTYYGNRVYTNPTAYPTSSNVGTTAIGYTNAGVSSIADQNYIHPNVYSTETNYTHGAQTRYRHGGIISEPVKEKTIVQIALTDPNFSTLVTALKAAGLVELLSGKGPFTVFAPTNAAFAKIPKADLDALLKDKTKLIEVLSNHVVPGKVLSNQVLSLGNAKTAQGGSLKFATNYGKVFVDDAQIVKADINASNGVIHVVDTVLLPK, via the coding sequence ATGATGTTAAAAAATATAGCATTCTTTGCCTTATCACTTCTCGTTGTCGTTCCAGTTGCTCAAGCAGGAGTCGGGACAACAACTACGTATTATGGTAACCGCGTTTACACAAACCCTACCGCTTATCCGACTAGTTCTAACGTTGGAACAACTGCAATTGGTTATACAAACGCAGGAGTTTCAAGTATAGCTGATCAAAACTATATACATCCTAATGTGTACAGTACAGAAACGAACTATACACATGGCGCTCAAACGCGATATAGACATGGTGGCATCATCTCTGAGCCAGTTAAAGAAAAAACAATCGTTCAGATCGCGCTTACAGACCCTAACTTTAGTACATTAGTTACTGCACTTAAGGCAGCAGGTTTAGTAGAATTATTGTCTGGCAAAGGACCTTTCACTGTCTTTGCCCCAACAAACGCAGCTTTTGCTAAAATTCCAAAAGCAGATCTTGATGCATTGCTTAAAGACAAAACTAAATTAATAGAAGTACTTTCAAACCACGTGGTTCCAGGTAAAGTCTTATCTAATCAGGTTTTATCTCTTGGAAACGCAAAAACAGCTCAGGGTGGTTCGTTAAAATTTGCGACGAACTACGGCAAAGTATTTGTTGATGACGCGCAAATAGTCAAAGCTGATATAAATGCATCAAACGGTGTTATACACGTTGTAGATACAGTTTTATTACCTAAGTAA
- a CDS encoding DUF2062 domain-containing protein yields MIQRFLLFIKQTVTPSISAQLAARSWCVGMFVAWSPFLGLQTILAIILSYLFSLKASITLTASFIINNIWTVIPISLANYNFGLFLFEKILHRTPPKNPVLFAPIEVWLQTRLGIPTPSLWPFLVGGTILAFIISCVSYPFVKRFLLYFSKH; encoded by the coding sequence ATGATACAACGTTTTCTACTATTTATTAAACAGACCGTTACTCCTTCGATATCAGCTCAGCTGGCCGCCCGCTCGTGGTGCGTTGGTATGTTTGTAGCATGGTCACCCTTTCTCGGGCTGCAAACGATATTAGCGATTATTCTTTCTTATCTTTTTTCACTCAAAGCATCGATTACCCTGACCGCCTCATTTATAATTAATAATATTTGGACCGTTATTCCCATATCGTTAGCAAATTACAATTTTGGTCTCTTTCTGTTTGAAAAAATTCTTCATCGAACACCGCCAAAAAATCCGGTGCTTTTTGCGCCAATAGAGGTATGGCTTCAAACTCGACTTGGAATACCCACACCCAGTTTATGGCCTTTTTTGGTCGGTGGAACAATTTTAGCTTTTATTATTAGTTGCGTGTCTTATCCATTTGTTAAGCGCTTTTTGTTGTATTTCTCTAAGCATTAA
- a CDS encoding OmpA family protein, translated as MQKKILLFVTLFIIALSGCGKKKVKREHPANLAAAVDMPVPSKGGQPKVSFFDEDLGAFEDVETLVLDEENAQKVEKSDVLALDEPDQSDEDVLVVYFDYDSAKVRDDQKAKLASVKKQVDEWVDEGKKVVVKGHSCTWHGTKDYNLALSNQRASDLAQTLVGDSAKGNIKVFGVGNEELAAFENTFEGQAPNRRVEIYAINA; from the coding sequence ATGCAAAAAAAGATATTACTATTCGTTACTCTTTTCATAATTGCCCTGTCCGGGTGCGGGAAAAAGAAAGTAAAACGGGAACATCCTGCAAATTTAGCAGCCGCAGTCGATATGCCGGTGCCATCTAAAGGGGGCCAGCCAAAAGTGAGCTTCTTTGATGAAGATCTAGGGGCATTTGAAGATGTAGAAACGCTCGTTTTAGATGAAGAAAATGCTCAAAAGGTTGAAAAGAGTGATGTTTTAGCGCTTGATGAGCCTGATCAAAGTGATGAAGATGTTCTTGTTGTTTATTTTGATTACGATAGTGCAAAAGTGCGAGACGATCAAAAAGCGAAACTTGCTTCAGTAAAAAAACAGGTGGATGAATGGGTTGATGAAGGAAAAAAAGTTGTAGTTAAAGGGCATTCATGCACTTGGCACGGCACAAAAGATTATAACTTAGCGCTTTCAAATCAACGCGCGAGTGATTTAGCTCAAACGTTGGTGGGCGATTCGGCTAAAGGGAATATTAAAGTATTTGGCGTAGGCAACGAAGAACTTGCTGCCTTCGAAAATACCTTTGAAGGGCAGGCGCCAAATCGCCGTGTAGAAATTTATGCGATTAATGCCTAG
- the gatB gene encoding Asp-tRNA(Asn)/Glu-tRNA(Gln) amidotransferase subunit GatB produces the protein MSGKTSVLDAYPAYRVDIGIEVHVQLTTKSKIFCTCSNGFATEPNINICETCSGQPGALPRLNAQVVEYAIMTGLATNCAISPESKFDRKHYFYPDLPKDFQITQNDLPICTDGFVTIHLEDGTKKNIRLIRIHMEEDAGKNIHAQTGESFVDLNRAGTPLLEIVSYPDINSAYEARAYLQMLHKTVKYLNVSTGNMEEGAFRADTNISVRKKEDPNLGTKVELKNINSFKFIGDAIEYEIERQIELLEDGGRVKQETRLWDTKERKSVPMRSKEELADYRYFSEPDLPIVAIDQKRIDAIKAVLPELPAQKLERLMRDKNLSTYEAEILVDAPELANYFEKAYSINPSKQIINWILRDLLSYLKEEKIELEASKVTPEKLAELVSLIDRGTINNRAAQEIFIHVAQSGKNPTALVKELGLEQVGASAELESMIKELVAAHPEQTAQYKAGQQKLFGFFVGVAMQKTQGKGNPKVIQELLKKYLS, from the coding sequence GTGTCTGGCAAAACTTCGGTTCTTGATGCATACCCTGCTTACCGCGTTGATATTGGTATAGAAGTTCACGTGCAGCTTACCACCAAAAGTAAAATTTTCTGCACCTGCTCAAATGGGTTTGCAACAGAGCCAAATATCAATATTTGCGAAACCTGCTCAGGCCAACCGGGAGCTTTACCCCGCCTCAATGCTCAAGTAGTTGAATACGCAATTATGACCGGCCTTGCCACCAACTGTGCTATTAGCCCCGAGTCAAAATTTGATCGCAAACATTATTTTTATCCAGATCTACCAAAAGATTTTCAAATTACCCAAAACGATCTGCCTATTTGCACAGACGGATTCGTTACCATTCATCTAGAAGATGGTACCAAGAAAAATATTCGTCTTATACGTATTCATATGGAAGAGGATGCAGGAAAAAATATTCATGCACAAACAGGCGAAAGCTTTGTCGATCTAAATCGCGCAGGAACTCCGCTTCTTGAAATCGTCAGCTACCCAGATATTAACAGCGCCTATGAAGCGCGAGCATATCTGCAAATGCTCCATAAAACCGTGAAATATTTAAACGTTTCTACCGGAAACATGGAAGAGGGAGCATTTCGGGCCGATACCAACATTTCGGTGCGCAAAAAAGAAGATCCAAACCTGGGCACCAAAGTAGAGCTTAAAAATATTAACTCGTTTAAATTCATTGGCGATGCTATCGAATATGAAATCGAACGCCAAATCGAATTGCTTGAAGATGGTGGCCGCGTAAAACAAGAAACGCGCCTTTGGGATACAAAAGAACGTAAATCAGTTCCGATGCGAAGCAAAGAAGAACTTGCTGATTATCGCTATTTTAGTGAGCCCGATTTGCCTATCGTTGCTATCGATCAAAAAAGAATTGATGCTATCAAAGCTGTTCTTCCTGAACTTCCCGCACAAAAACTAGAGCGACTCATGAGAGATAAAAATCTCTCTACGTACGAAGCAGAGATTTTAGTCGATGCACCAGAACTCGCCAATTATTTTGAAAAAGCATATTCGATCAATCCAAGCAAACAGATTATCAACTGGATCTTGCGCGATCTTTTAAGTTATTTAAAAGAGGAAAAAATTGAATTAGAAGCGAGCAAAGTAACCCCTGAGAAATTAGCGGAGCTCGTTTCTCTGATCGATAGAGGCACGATTAATAATCGTGCAGCGCAAGAAATTTTTATCCACGTCGCACAATCTGGAAAAAACCCTACCGCACTCGTTAAAGAATTGGGGCTAGAACAAGTAGGTGCTTCTGCAGAGCTTGAATCGATGATCAAAGAACTGGTCGCAGCTCATCCTGAACAAACGGCGCAATACAAAGCGGGCCAACAAAAATTATTTGGCTTCTTTGTCGGCGTTGCGATGCAAAAAACGCAAGGCAAAGGAAATCCAAAGGTCATACAAGAACTGCTGAAAAAATATTTAAGCTAA
- a CDS encoding Rne/Rng family ribonuclease, whose product MKKIIINVAAWQTRVAILRDGQLQNIYFSSPVSTTLEQSYFKGVVTTILPGIQTAFVDIGQEKAGFLHISEIDRELAIDRMSSTVDLDDGPQQRESHHRQTMDIGKILKEGEHILVQVSKEPVYEKGAKLTTCFTLPGRFIVLMPNIPRIAISKKIEEREERIRLKEILMKNLPEGMGAIIRTTSQNRTEKEIVQDVQYLTDIWQTIMHEYQKAKPQQKIHEDLPLPLRMIRDHLDDDVEEVIVDDKQTQADVYKFVKKIAPEYMYKVKLYSGPQNIFEKYQIDKQIEQALSHKVPLRSGGSLIIETTEAMTVVDVNTGKYIGKANLEDTILKTNLEAAEEVVRQLRLRNIGGLIVIDFIDMASSGNQQKLMRFLEKTLKERDKFQSVVLKVSEFGLVQMTRKRSGKTLLQELTRACSCCHGLGFVKSTQMQCYAILSEIREKLQKMRGTKHVEITFNPTIFDYITTIEYNAILAFEKELGLKITLMSNQEMPIGEFHIK is encoded by the coding sequence ATGAAAAAAATTATAATTAATGTTGCCGCGTGGCAGACGCGAGTTGCAATTCTGCGCGATGGACAACTGCAAAATATTTACTTCTCTTCGCCAGTAAGTACGACGCTCGAACAGTCGTATTTTAAAGGCGTCGTTACGACTATTCTACCTGGAATCCAAACCGCGTTTGTCGATATTGGGCAGGAAAAAGCGGGATTTCTTCACATTTCCGAAATAGATCGGGAGCTCGCTATAGATAGAATGAGCTCAACAGTTGATCTTGATGATGGACCGCAACAGAGAGAATCACACCACCGCCAAACGATGGATATTGGTAAGATTCTTAAAGAAGGCGAACATATTTTGGTTCAGGTAAGTAAAGAACCGGTCTATGAAAAAGGCGCCAAATTAACCACCTGCTTTACGTTGCCCGGCAGATTTATCGTTTTAATGCCGAATATTCCGCGGATTGCTATCTCAAAAAAAATTGAAGAGCGGGAAGAACGCATCCGACTCAAAGAAATTTTAATGAAAAATCTTCCTGAGGGAATGGGCGCAATTATTCGCACCACTTCACAAAATCGAACAGAAAAAGAGATAGTTCAAGATGTTCAGTATTTAACCGACATCTGGCAAACGATTATGCACGAATATCAAAAAGCCAAGCCGCAACAAAAAATTCATGAAGATCTTCCGCTGCCATTACGAATGATTCGTGATCATCTTGATGATGATGTCGAAGAAGTTATCGTTGACGATAAGCAGACACAGGCGGATGTGTACAAATTTGTAAAAAAAATAGCCCCAGAATATATGTACAAAGTAAAACTCTATTCTGGCCCGCAAAATATTTTTGAAAAATATCAGATCGATAAACAAATCGAACAAGCACTTTCGCACAAAGTACCACTCAGATCTGGCGGATCGCTCATTATTGAAACCACCGAAGCGATGACGGTAGTCGATGTAAACACAGGCAAATATATTGGTAAAGCGAACCTTGAAGATACGATTCTCAAAACAAACCTGGAAGCGGCTGAAGAAGTTGTGCGCCAACTGCGTTTGCGCAATATTGGTGGCTTGATCGTTATCGACTTTATCGATATGGCATCTTCAGGCAATCAACAAAAACTCATGCGCTTCTTGGAAAAAACACTCAAAGAGCGTGATAAATTTCAATCGGTCGTCCTTAAAGTTTCTGAATTCGGGCTTGTGCAGATGACGCGTAAACGTTCTGGCAAAACATTATTGCAAGAATTAACGCGCGCTTGCAGTTGCTGCCATGGTCTTGGTTTTGTAAAATCGACACAAATGCAATGCTATGCAATTCTTTCCGAAATCCGAGAAAAATTACAGAAAATGCGGGGCACTAAACACGTCGAAATAACCTTCAATCCAACAATTTTTGATTATATAACGACGATCGAATACAACGCTATTTTAGCTTTTGAAAAAGAGTTGGGACTTAAAATTACACTGATGAGCAATCAAGAGATGCCTATTGGGGAGTTCCATATAAAGTAA
- a CDS encoding WD40 repeat domain-containing protein: MGNLKKIIGYLFCSVIALPTYSQIHNEKKPEMRRTNSCRDLKKLLEEDPFSNKTFEQSPKQPLASNNNNNSKEEVTELNPASMTQITENSFEKMMKRHDPFRRSVSAPKIAIQEPVIKPYTSKKQQLTRSFSELSSKAYAITYPAQGVFAIHDLDEDKELLTLNGAPWKTHTTFASATNIAYITKPESAVCVVEVPTGKHLKCTDFKVIDYNTSTYEIPQGVSGPELISEGKKPYPITVKGLNNNKLLTLYRSTVTTTNKEKGGLLYLWDVDAGTFTELSPNEVNIELALLAAGKLIDTKGNKIRIVENPGKLTASTKTIVKHSKPISSLSLSRSEFSLASGSADKTVRLWDLAMHGRESATFEFPEKINSIAFHPEIEYLLAVAASGTIHFVDTRSKESIGSSPLGDMCKNNIVRTLKWNQKSLYAEIGLRVWSKLTDLDKFLLSGKNPEPTPQSQ, from the coding sequence ATGGGGAACTTAAAAAAAATAATCGGCTATTTATTTTGTTCTGTGATTGCGCTGCCTACTTATTCCCAAATCCATAATGAAAAAAAACCGGAGATGCGACGAACGAATAGTTGTCGCGATTTAAAAAAACTCCTCGAGGAAGATCCGTTCAGTAACAAAACGTTCGAACAATCACCAAAACAGCCTTTGGCTAGCAATAATAACAACAATTCCAAAGAAGAAGTTACTGAGTTGAACCCCGCTTCAATGACTCAAATAACTGAGAATTCTTTCGAGAAAATGATGAAAAGGCACGATCCATTCCGCAGATCAGTTAGTGCGCCAAAGATCGCAATTCAAGAGCCGGTTATCAAACCATATACCTCAAAAAAGCAACAACTAACCCGAAGCTTTTCTGAGCTATCCTCCAAGGCCTACGCAATTACGTATCCCGCGCAGGGTGTTTTTGCGATTCATGATCTTGACGAAGACAAAGAACTTCTCACTTTGAACGGTGCGCCTTGGAAAACGCATACAACTTTTGCCAGTGCAACAAATATTGCCTATATAACGAAACCTGAAAGCGCGGTCTGCGTTGTAGAAGTCCCCACCGGAAAACATCTCAAATGCACAGATTTTAAAGTAATCGACTACAATACTTCCACCTATGAAATTCCCCAGGGAGTTTCTGGTCCAGAACTTATTTCTGAAGGAAAAAAACCTTATCCCATTACGGTTAAAGGCCTCAACAATAATAAACTCTTAACACTTTATAGATCAACCGTAACAACTACAAACAAAGAAAAAGGCGGCCTCCTCTATTTGTGGGATGTCGACGCGGGCACGTTTACTGAACTGAGCCCCAATGAGGTTAATATTGAATTAGCGCTCCTTGCGGCGGGCAAGTTGATCGATACAAAAGGAAACAAGATACGAATAGTTGAAAATCCTGGCAAACTTACTGCGTCGACAAAAACAATAGTAAAACATTCAAAACCGATCTCCAGCTTATCATTATCACGAAGTGAATTTTCACTTGCTTCCGGTTCTGCAGATAAAACGGTTCGTCTCTGGGACTTAGCAATGCATGGTAGAGAGAGTGCGACTTTTGAATTTCCAGAAAAAATAAACTCCATCGCCTTTCACCCAGAAATCGAATATCTTCTAGCGGTCGCAGCATCGGGCACTATTCATTTTGTGGATACCAGATCAAAAGAAAGCATTGGTTCATCGCCGCTCGGGGATATGTGTAAAAATAATATAGTACGAACACTAAAATGGAATCAAAAATCTCTCTATGCTGAAATTGGTTTACGGGTATGGTCTAAGCTAACCGATCTTGATAAATTCTTACTGAGCGGAAAAAATCCCGAGCCAACTCCCCAATCTCAATGA
- a CDS encoding ATP-binding protein: protein MKNKLGYIISGSLTEGFVMRITNAAHLEEIKAGKFVCIAGDHHTFFSLITDLSLAVTHPDILLFPPSEKEKLLAKILAKKDIYATASVKPMLMMTKEQRVIPVKTIPPHFAPIFEADKKDIALIFGDENDTKTPYFNIGCPLDMETPVCINLERLTERSNGIFGKTGTGKTFLTRLVLAGLVKQDQAVNLIFDMHSEYGLQARKEGSHSFVKGLKTLFPSKVALFSLDPQSTRRRGATPDVEISLPYSAVHVEDILALQEELNLHSTAVEAAHLIAARHKHEWLGVLLAQGDRLKEFAAEIGGHPESIAALYRKLKRIERFPFFRHAAGGNFREGSSIDQLIEYLTKGISVIIEFGNFTSSLCYLLLANMITRRIHSEYIEKTEKFLASQRAEDEPKKLMITIEEAHKFLNPHAARQTIFGTIAREMRKYYVSLLVVDQRPSGIDPEIISQIGTKIIAQLNDDKDIQAVLTGISNAHHLRGILASLDTKKQAMIVGHAVAMPVVVQTREYDEVFYRAMAPQVSAKQIDTMIQELF, encoded by the coding sequence ATGAAAAACAAATTGGGCTATATTATCTCGGGATCGTTAACTGAGGGATTCGTGATGCGCATCACGAACGCAGCGCATCTTGAAGAGATTAAAGCTGGAAAATTTGTGTGCATCGCAGGCGATCATCACACTTTTTTTTCGTTAATTACCGATCTTTCACTCGCCGTCACACATCCTGATATTTTACTTTTTCCCCCAAGCGAAAAAGAAAAATTGCTTGCAAAGATTCTTGCCAAAAAAGATATTTATGCGACCGCTTCCGTTAAACCGATGCTCATGATGACCAAAGAACAGCGCGTAATTCCGGTAAAAACAATCCCCCCACATTTTGCGCCAATTTTTGAAGCAGACAAAAAAGATATTGCTTTAATATTTGGCGATGAAAACGATACCAAAACTCCCTATTTTAATATTGGCTGCCCTCTTGATATGGAAACGCCCGTTTGCATCAATCTCGAACGGCTTACAGAGCGCAGTAATGGGATTTTTGGAAAAACAGGAACGGGAAAAACATTTTTAACGCGGCTCGTGCTTGCTGGATTAGTTAAACAAGATCAAGCGGTCAATTTAATTTTTGATATGCACAGTGAATATGGCTTACAAGCACGAAAAGAAGGATCACATTCATTTGTTAAGGGTTTAAAAACACTTTTTCCTTCGAAAGTCGCACTTTTTTCTCTCGATCCACAATCGACGCGCAGACGCGGCGCAACACCTGATGTAGAAATTAGCTTACCGTATAGCGCAGTGCATGTTGAAGATATTTTAGCGCTCCAAGAAGAACTCAATTTGCATAGCACCGCCGTTGAAGCGGCGCACCTGATTGCCGCACGACACAAACATGAATGGCTCGGTGTTCTTTTAGCACAAGGTGATCGGTTAAAAGAATTTGCTGCAGAAATTGGGGGACATCCTGAATCAATCGCTGCTCTTTATAGAAAATTAAAACGCATCGAACGGTTTCCGTTTTTTAGGCATGCTGCAGGCGGCAATTTTCGTGAAGGCTCATCAATTGATCAACTTATTGAATATTTAACCAAAGGGATTTCGGTTATCATCGAATTTGGTAATTTCACTTCGAGCCTTTGTTATCTGTTGCTTGCAAACATGATCACGCGCCGCATTCATAGTGAATATATTGAAAAAACAGAAAAATTTTTAGCAAGTCAGCGAGCTGAAGATGAACCGAAAAAATTAATGATAACGATTGAAGAAGCGCACAAATTTTTAAATCCGCATGCAGCGCGCCAAACTATTTTTGGAACCATCGCGCGAGAAATGCGCAAATATTATGTTTCGCTTTTAGTTGTTGATCAACGGCCATCCGGCATCGATCCAGAAATTATTTCTCAAATTGGCACCAAAATTATTGCGCAGCTTAACGACGATAAAGATATTCAAGCAGTGCTTACTGGCATTTCAAATGCGCATCATTTGCGTGGTATCTTAGCGTCGCTCGACACCAAAAAGCAGGCTATGATTGTTGGCCATGCGGTCGCGATGCCGGTCGTTGTGCAAACTCGCGAATATGATGAAGTGTTTTACCGCGCAATGGCGCCGCAAGTAAGTGCTAAACAAATTGATACGATGATTCAAGAATTGTTTTAG
- the atpD gene encoding F0F1 ATP synthase subunit beta, with product MATEKLETKAQQRGTVLRVTNTIIDAQFPQEHTPHILNELKIKLPSDNNRGQTTASVEVVQHLGDGIVRCIALENIANIQRGLTVIDTGNPIEVPVGPSNLGRVFNVLGEPIDGKGPVPPSEKWAIHRDPPPLTEQKITNEIQETGIKIIDLLCPYLKGSKIGLFGGAGVGKTIIVMELIRNIAVEHGGVSVFTGIGERTREGNELWLEMKQSGVLDKTTLVFGQMGELPGARFRVGLSGLTMAEYFRDNEHKDVLFFVDNIFRLVQAGSEVSSLLGRLPSAVGYQPTLASEMGAFQERIANTVNGSITSIQAVYVPADDITDPAPATTFMHLDASTVLSRKLVELGLYPAIDPLQSNSKALDPHIVGPRHYTIARNVQTILQRYKDLQDIIAILGMDELADDDKLLVQRAKKIQKFLTQPFFVAESFTGMQGAYVPLSKTLDDFEHIINGHYDHLPEQAFYMVGTLEDAQKKAKQLALEA from the coding sequence ATGGCTACCGAAAAACTAGAAACAAAAGCCCAACAACGGGGTACCGTTTTACGCGTTACTAATACGATCATTGATGCTCAATTCCCCCAAGAGCACACCCCGCATATTTTAAACGAACTTAAGATTAAGCTGCCATCCGATAATAACCGCGGTCAAACTACTGCGTCGGTTGAAGTCGTTCAACACTTAGGGGATGGTATTGTTCGGTGTATAGCACTTGAAAATATCGCAAATATTCAACGCGGGCTCACCGTTATCGATACGGGAAACCCAATTGAAGTACCGGTAGGGCCCAGCAATCTAGGCCGCGTATTTAATGTTCTGGGTGAGCCGATTGATGGGAAAGGCCCTGTGCCCCCTTCAGAAAAATGGGCCATTCACCGTGATCCACCGCCATTAACTGAACAAAAAATTACAAACGAAATCCAAGAAACTGGCATCAAAATAATCGATCTTCTTTGCCCTTATCTTAAAGGTTCAAAAATTGGCCTTTTTGGTGGTGCGGGTGTTGGAAAAACAATTATTGTTATGGAACTCATTCGCAATATAGCAGTTGAGCATGGCGGGGTTTCAGTTTTCACCGGTATCGGGGAACGAACCCGAGAAGGAAACGAACTCTGGCTCGAGATGAAACAGTCCGGGGTTCTTGATAAAACCACTCTTGTTTTTGGCCAGATGGGCGAACTGCCAGGTGCACGCTTTCGCGTCGGATTATCGGGCCTTACGATGGCCGAATATTTCCGCGACAATGAGCATAAAGATGTTCTCTTTTTTGTTGATAATATTTTCCGACTTGTCCAAGCAGGATCTGAAGTTTCTTCTCTTTTAGGTAGATTACCATCAGCAGTTGGTTATCAGCCAACACTCGCTTCTGAAATGGGCGCATTTCAAGAACGAATTGCAAACACTGTAAACGGTTCAATCACTTCAATCCAAGCGGTTTATGTTCCGGCGGACGATATTACCGATCCGGCTCCGGCTACTACCTTTATGCATCTTGATGCTAGCACCGTACTTTCACGAAAATTAGTTGAGCTCGGATTGTATCCTGCTATCGATCCGCTTCAATCAAACTCAAAAGCGCTGGATCCTCATATTGTGGGCCCGCGGCATTATACGATAGCGCGAAATGTGCAAACCATTTTGCAGCGCTATAAAGATTTGCAAGATATTATTGCAATTTTAGGCATGGATGAACTTGCCGATGACGATAAATTGCTCGTTCAACGCGCAAAAAAAATTCAGAAATTTTTAACTCAGCCGTTTTTTGTCGCCGAATCTTTTACTGGCATGCAAGGGGCGTACGTTCCACTGAGCAAAACGCTCGATGACTTTGAGCACATCATCAATGGGCATTACGATCATTTGCCTGAGCAAGCGTTTTATATGGTTGGCACGCTGGAAGATGCGCAAAAAAAAGCAAAACAACTAGCGCTTGAGGCGTAA